One region of Wyeomyia smithii strain HCP4-BCI-WySm-NY-G18 chromosome 3, ASM2978416v1, whole genome shotgun sequence genomic DNA includes:
- the LOC129730342 gene encoding zinc finger protein 836-like isoform X1 produces MPSKECRLCLRHEENCVSLFKQRRGTKLAEIVKFCARIEISEDDGLPSDACPRCIDEALNAYLFVNKCRRSDAELRTAQTYYSNKDETPSKTIDYDTKENANQAYKTSENIEFHSKSIIDPSMQSTLVEPNRSAGSDACVTNEVEPVIFDPAITTKPHHLSNDDITCEIRTDVKLELMQHSDEEDDGFFVEYLDDDFRTDVLGDESISEDHLLEFNQDKQAIEPSASTINTELKKVFICCGTRCRAVMDTEQQLADHTVQVHLPHRESTCQAKPFECNRCYARFQSEKSLSLHTRKSSHCPVCLAVCFSQSEKRLHMHQVHGHISSTKMVKTSEKICCGCYKSFANEADLRAHSLEQHEIRKNAVDESRPLQCDICFKLFRTLESLRIHQRFVYRPKNFVCSTCNRAFDTRSKLVNHSLVHSEQRSYQCDKCDKAFKKAVDLKSHQLLHNEKQEECTICGLRFHRKSNLKMHMRKHKNTFFYACPDCPKQFKNNSHLKEHYKVHTKQKPYNCRFCERRFAYCSDRKRHEMTHTGDYPFECQCLKKFARKTTYDKHVSVCLERAENSM; encoded by the exons ATGCCTTCAAAAGAGTGCCGCCTTTGTCTGCGGCATGAAGAAAATTGCGTTTCCTTGTTTAAGCAGCGACGCGGTACCAAGCTTGctgaaattgtaaaattttgtgcaagAATCGAG ATTTCGGAAGATGACGGTTTACCGAGTGATGCATGTCCGCGATGCATTGATGAAGCACTTAACGCATATTTATTCGTTAACAAATGTCGCAGATCTGACGCAGAGCTGCGAACAGCTCAAACATACTACAG TAATAAAGATGAAACACCAAGCAAAACGATAGATTATGACACGAAAGAGAATGCAAATCAGGCATACAAGACaagtgaaaatattgaatttcactCGAAATCTATAATCGATCCATCTATGCAATCTACTTTGGTTGAACCAAATCGATCGGCTGGATCCGACGCCTGTGTAACCAATGAAGTCGAGCCTGTAATTTTCGATCCTGCGATTACAACAAAACCGCACCATTTATCGAACGATGACATTACCTGCGAGATAAGAACCGATGTGAAACTAGAACTAATGCAGCATTCGGATGAAGAAGACGACGGTTTTTTCGTTGAATACTTGGACGATGATTTCAGAACAGATGTACTGGGAGATGAAAGCATAAGCGAAGACCATCTACTGGAATTCAATCAGGATAAACAAGCAATTGAGCCTTCAGCTTCTACGATTAACACCGAACTAAAGAAGGTTTTTATTTGTTGTGGAACTCGTTGCAGAGCCGTCATGGACACCGAACAACAACTAGCCGATCACACAGTTCAAGTACATCTACCCCATCGAGAGTCAACCTGCCAGGCAAAACCCTTCGAATGTAACCGGTGCTACGCGCGATTCCAGTCAGAAAAGAGTTTATCATTACACACGAGAAAATCCTCACATTGCCCAGTTTGTCTAGCAGTATGTTTCTCCCAAAGCGAAAAACGGTTACACATGCACCAGGTTCACGGTCATATAAGCTCAACCAAGATGGTAAAAACATCGGAAAAAATTTGCTGCGGCTGTTACAAATCATTCGCCAACGAGGCAGATCTTCGTGCACATAGTCTAGAACAACATGAAATCCGCAAGAATGCAGTAGATGAATCCCGTCCCCTGCAGTGTGACATATGTTTCAAACTGTTTAGAACACTGGAAAGCCTTCGCATCCATCAGCGTTTTGTGTACAGaccgaaaaatttcgtttgtTCGACGTGCAACAGAGCCTTCGATACACGTTCTAAATTAGTAAATCATTCATTAGTGCACTCAGAGCAACGCAGCTATCAGTGCGATAAATGTGACAAAGCTTTCAAAAAGGCAGTCGATCTTAAAAGTCACCAGTTGTTGCACAACGAAAAGCAAGAAGAATGTACAATTTGTGGACTTCGGTTCCATCGAAAATCCAATCTGAAAATGCACATGCGAAAACATAAAAATACTTTCTTCTACGCATGTCCCGATTGTCCAAAACAGTTCAAGAACAATTCGCACCTCAAAGAACATTACAAGGTGCATACCAAGCAAAAACCATATAATTGCCGTTTCTGTGAGCGAAGGTTTGCCTACTGTAGCGATCGAAAACGGCACGAAATGACTCACACTGGAGACTACCCATTCGAATGCCAGTGCTTGAAAAAGTTTGCCCGCAAAACAACTTACGATAAGCATGTTTCGGTTTGTCTCGAACGAGCGGAAAACAGCATGTAA
- the LOC129730342 gene encoding zinc finger protein OZF-like isoform X2 codes for MTVYRVMHVRDALMKHLTHIYSLTNVADLTQSCEQLKHTTDETPSKTIDYDTKENANQAYKTSENIEFHSKSIIDPSMQSTLVEPNRSAGSDACVTNEVEPVIFDPAITTKPHHLSNDDITCEIRTDVKLELMQHSDEEDDGFFVEYLDDDFRTDVLGDESISEDHLLEFNQDKQAIEPSASTINTELKKVFICCGTRCRAVMDTEQQLADHTVQVHLPHRESTCQAKPFECNRCYARFQSEKSLSLHTRKSSHCPVCLAVCFSQSEKRLHMHQVHGHISSTKMVKTSEKICCGCYKSFANEADLRAHSLEQHEIRKNAVDESRPLQCDICFKLFRTLESLRIHQRFVYRPKNFVCSTCNRAFDTRSKLVNHSLVHSEQRSYQCDKCDKAFKKAVDLKSHQLLHNEKQEECTICGLRFHRKSNLKMHMRKHKNTFFYACPDCPKQFKNNSHLKEHYKVHTKQKPYNCRFCERRFAYCSDRKRHEMTHTGDYPFECQCLKKFARKTTYDKHVSVCLERAENSM; via the exons ATGACGGTTTACCGAGTGATGCATGTCCGCGATGCATTGATGAAGCACTTAACGCATATTTATTCGTTAACAAATGTCGCAGATCTGACGCAGAGCTGCGAACAGCTCAAACATACTACAG ATGAAACACCAAGCAAAACGATAGATTATGACACGAAAGAGAATGCAAATCAGGCATACAAGACaagtgaaaatattgaatttcactCGAAATCTATAATCGATCCATCTATGCAATCTACTTTGGTTGAACCAAATCGATCGGCTGGATCCGACGCCTGTGTAACCAATGAAGTCGAGCCTGTAATTTTCGATCCTGCGATTACAACAAAACCGCACCATTTATCGAACGATGACATTACCTGCGAGATAAGAACCGATGTGAAACTAGAACTAATGCAGCATTCGGATGAAGAAGACGACGGTTTTTTCGTTGAATACTTGGACGATGATTTCAGAACAGATGTACTGGGAGATGAAAGCATAAGCGAAGACCATCTACTGGAATTCAATCAGGATAAACAAGCAATTGAGCCTTCAGCTTCTACGATTAACACCGAACTAAAGAAGGTTTTTATTTGTTGTGGAACTCGTTGCAGAGCCGTCATGGACACCGAACAACAACTAGCCGATCACACAGTTCAAGTACATCTACCCCATCGAGAGTCAACCTGCCAGGCAAAACCCTTCGAATGTAACCGGTGCTACGCGCGATTCCAGTCAGAAAAGAGTTTATCATTACACACGAGAAAATCCTCACATTGCCCAGTTTGTCTAGCAGTATGTTTCTCCCAAAGCGAAAAACGGTTACACATGCACCAGGTTCACGGTCATATAAGCTCAACCAAGATGGTAAAAACATCGGAAAAAATTTGCTGCGGCTGTTACAAATCATTCGCCAACGAGGCAGATCTTCGTGCACATAGTCTAGAACAACATGAAATCCGCAAGAATGCAGTAGATGAATCCCGTCCCCTGCAGTGTGACATATGTTTCAAACTGTTTAGAACACTGGAAAGCCTTCGCATCCATCAGCGTTTTGTGTACAGaccgaaaaatttcgtttgtTCGACGTGCAACAGAGCCTTCGATACACGTTCTAAATTAGTAAATCATTCATTAGTGCACTCAGAGCAACGCAGCTATCAGTGCGATAAATGTGACAAAGCTTTCAAAAAGGCAGTCGATCTTAAAAGTCACCAGTTGTTGCACAACGAAAAGCAAGAAGAATGTACAATTTGTGGACTTCGGTTCCATCGAAAATCCAATCTGAAAATGCACATGCGAAAACATAAAAATACTTTCTTCTACGCATGTCCCGATTGTCCAAAACAGTTCAAGAACAATTCGCACCTCAAAGAACATTACAAGGTGCATACCAAGCAAAAACCATATAATTGCCGTTTCTGTGAGCGAAGGTTTGCCTACTGTAGCGATCGAAAACGGCACGAAATGACTCACACTGGAGACTACCCATTCGAATGCCAGTGCTTGAAAAAGTTTGCCCGCAAAACAACTTACGATAAGCATGTTTCGGTTTGTCTCGAACGAGCGGAAAACAGCATGTAA